Proteins from a genomic interval of Gluconacetobacter diazotrophicus PA1 5:
- the ada gene encoding bifunctional DNA-binding transcriptional regulator/O6-methylguanine-DNA methyltransferase Ada: MVEMTDMTERDPRWARIVARDRRADGLFWYSVRTTGVYCRPSCPSRMAKPGNVRLHDTLGAARAAGFRPCRRCNPDGASPQDIGQALVVQACRLIAARDDMPSIADLARAVELSPSHFHRLFRAETGLTPHAYAAAHRAGRIRAELPRADSVTEAIFDAGYGSSGRFYAQAADLLGMTPARYRAGGAGERIRFAVGQCSLGAILVASSARGVVAILIDDDPNTLVRDLQARFPRAELIGGDEEYERHVALVVGFVEAPGIGLDLPLDIRGTAFQHRVWSALRDIPAGQTVTYADIARRIGQPQAVRAVAGACAANRIAVAIPCHRVVRNDGALSGYRWGVDRKRILIDRERTAAPVPSARPEGRSS, encoded by the coding sequence ATGGTCGAGATGACAGACATGACGGAACGGGACCCGCGCTGGGCCCGCATCGTGGCACGGGACCGCCGCGCGGACGGCCTGTTCTGGTATTCGGTGCGCACGACCGGGGTCTATTGCCGCCCGTCCTGTCCCTCCCGAATGGCAAAGCCCGGCAACGTGCGCCTGCATGACACGCTGGGGGCCGCACGGGCCGCGGGCTTCCGTCCCTGCCGCCGCTGCAACCCGGACGGCGCATCGCCGCAGGATATCGGCCAGGCCCTGGTCGTCCAGGCCTGCCGGCTGATCGCGGCGCGGGACGACATGCCGTCCATCGCCGACCTGGCCCGCGCGGTGGAACTGAGCCCCAGCCATTTCCACCGGCTGTTCCGGGCCGAGACCGGCCTGACGCCCCATGCCTATGCCGCCGCCCATCGCGCCGGCCGCATCCGCGCGGAACTGCCCCGCGCGGACAGCGTGACCGAGGCGATTTTCGATGCCGGATACGGGTCCAGCGGACGGTTCTACGCCCAGGCGGCCGATCTGCTGGGCATGACACCGGCCCGCTATCGCGCCGGCGGCGCGGGCGAACGGATTCGCTTCGCCGTCGGGCAATGCAGCCTCGGCGCGATCCTGGTCGCGTCCAGTGCCAGGGGCGTGGTCGCGATCCTGATCGACGACGATCCGAACACCCTGGTCCGCGACCTGCAGGCACGTTTTCCCCGCGCCGAGCTGATCGGCGGTGACGAGGAGTACGAACGGCATGTCGCACTGGTGGTGGGCTTCGTGGAGGCACCCGGAATCGGGCTGGACCTGCCGCTCGATATTCGCGGCACCGCGTTCCAGCATCGTGTCTGGAGCGCGCTGCGCGACATTCCGGCAGGGCAAACCGTCACCTATGCCGACATCGCGCGACGGATCGGCCAGCCCCAGGCTGTCCGGGCGGTCGCCGGGGCCTGCGCGGCCAACCGGATTGCCGTGGCCATTCCCTGCCATCGCGTCGTCCGCAACGACGGCGCACTGTCGGGCTATCGCTGGGGGGTGGACCGCAAGCGCATCCTGATCGATCGCGAGCGCACGGCCGCGCCGGTTCCTTCCGCCCGTCCAGAAGGCCGATCGTCTTGA
- a CDS encoding pirin family protein: protein MMKTILGRYSTPDGHWVGDGFPVRSLFSYNTLGQEVSPFLLLDYAGPHRFAPADAPRGVGVHPHRGFETVTIVYDGEVEHRDSTGAGGVIGPGDVQWMTAGSGILHQEFHSRAYTRTGGPFRMVQLWVNLPARDKMARPGYQSIASADIPVVALPDEAGQVRVIAGAYGGTAGPARTFTPLDVWDVGLRAGAHVTFDLPEGHTAMLVVLEGQVTVNDGFAAAGADMVLLDRTGQSVSVAARDDAMLLVLTGQPIDEPIVGRGPFVMNTEAEIHQAIEDLRGGRFGTLGAA, encoded by the coding sequence ATGATGAAGACCATTCTGGGGCGCTACAGCACGCCTGACGGCCATTGGGTCGGGGACGGCTTTCCCGTTCGCTCGCTGTTTTCGTACAATACGCTCGGACAGGAGGTCAGCCCCTTCCTGCTCCTGGACTATGCCGGGCCCCACCGCTTCGCGCCGGCCGACGCGCCGCGCGGCGTGGGGGTGCATCCGCATCGCGGGTTCGAAACGGTGACCATCGTCTATGACGGCGAGGTCGAACATCGCGATTCCACCGGCGCCGGCGGCGTCATCGGGCCGGGCGACGTGCAGTGGATGACGGCGGGAAGCGGCATCCTGCACCAGGAATTCCACTCCCGCGCCTATACCCGCACCGGCGGCCCGTTCCGCATGGTCCAGCTCTGGGTCAACCTGCCGGCCCGGGACAAGATGGCGCGCCCCGGCTACCAGTCGATCGCCTCGGCCGACATTCCGGTCGTCGCCCTGCCCGACGAAGCCGGGCAGGTACGCGTGATCGCCGGCGCGTATGGCGGCACGGCGGGACCGGCACGGACCTTCACGCCGCTGGATGTCTGGGATGTCGGCCTGCGCGCGGGGGCGCACGTGACCTTCGACCTGCCGGAGGGACACACGGCGATGCTGGTGGTGCTGGAGGGACAGGTCACGGTGAATGACGGTTTCGCCGCCGCCGGGGCCGACATGGTCCTGCTGGACCGCACGGGGCAATCGGTATCGGTCGCGGCCCGGGACGACGCCATGCTGCTGGTCCTGACCGGCCAGCCGATCGACGAGCCGATCGTGGGCCGCGGCCCGTTCGTGATGAATACCGAGGCCGAAATCCACCAGGCCATCGAGGACCTGCGCGGCGGCCGGTTCGGTACCCTCGGGGCCGCCTGA
- a CDS encoding catalase family peroxidase: protein MPGPHDKPGSSRVPLRLTPGTLGRLGVIGAVMLALCGAFAWDAGVLSSRRLTQGGVMAALRAVDGLHPGFRRNHAKGLCVTGWFQASGQAAALSTASLFRPGRVPVVGRFALAGGMPFQPDAPAKVRSMALRLMPPDGQEWRMGINDIPVFVARTAQEFRDLLLATRPDPATGKPDPARIGPFLSAHQAVATALGRVAARPLTSGFGDDTYYSLDTFRFVDAGGASVPVRWAMVPLQPVQPAGAGGGPDYLFDDLAATLRRQPLQWRLVVTVGDPSDPTADPTLSWPSGRRQVDAGLLTLDRAESEDGGPCTGITYDPVVLPPGITLSDDPIPAARSAAYMRSFILRSGEAKPPSAVTPGMAGAGGGS from the coding sequence ATGCCCGGACCACATGACAAGCCCGGCTCCTCGCGCGTCCCCCTCCGGCTTACGCCGGGCACGCTGGGCCGCCTGGGCGTCATCGGGGCCGTGATGCTGGCCCTGTGCGGCGCCTTCGCCTGGGATGCGGGCGTCCTGTCCTCCCGCCGCCTGACGCAGGGCGGGGTGATGGCGGCCCTGCGGGCCGTGGACGGGCTGCATCCCGGCTTTCGCCGCAACCATGCCAAGGGGCTGTGCGTCACCGGCTGGTTCCAGGCCAGCGGGCAGGCTGCGGCGCTCTCCACGGCCTCGCTCTTCCGTCCCGGGCGCGTGCCGGTGGTCGGGCGGTTCGCGCTGGCGGGCGGCATGCCGTTCCAGCCGGACGCGCCGGCCAAGGTGCGCAGCATGGCGCTGCGCCTGATGCCGCCCGACGGGCAGGAATGGCGGATGGGAATCAACGATATTCCGGTCTTCGTCGCGCGCACCGCGCAGGAATTTCGCGACCTGCTGCTGGCCACCCGGCCCGATCCCGCCACGGGCAAGCCCGATCCGGCCCGGATAGGGCCTTTCCTGTCCGCGCATCAGGCGGTGGCCACGGCGCTGGGGCGTGTCGCCGCCCGGCCGCTCACCTCCGGCTTCGGCGACGATACCTACTACAGCCTGGACACGTTCCGCTTCGTCGATGCCGGCGGCGCCTCCGTGCCGGTCCGCTGGGCGATGGTGCCCCTCCAGCCGGTCCAGCCGGCCGGGGCCGGCGGGGGGCCGGACTATCTGTTCGACGACCTGGCCGCCACGCTGCGCCGGCAGCCGCTGCAATGGCGGCTGGTGGTGACGGTGGGTGATCCGTCCGATCCGACCGCCGACCCGACCCTGTCCTGGCCGTCCGGCCGCCGGCAGGTCGATGCCGGCCTGCTGACGCTGGACCGGGCCGAGAGCGAGGATGGCGGGCCCTGCACCGGCATCACCTACGACCCGGTGGTCCTGCCGCCCGGCATCACCCTGTCGGACGATCCGATCCCGGCCGCGCGGTCGGCCGCCTATATGCGGTCCTTCATCCTGCGCTCGGGCGAGGCCAAGCCGCCCAGCGCCGTAACGCCGGGCATGGCCGGGGCGGGGGGCGGATCATGA
- a CDS encoding cytochrome b, translating to MTPVIRTRVIRFSVLARVLHWLMAVMILGMLFVGAFMAASVGPSYAALVALHRPMGIAILLLTAIRLGNRLIVPPPPLPDGMPAIQRIAALGSHILLYALMIAMPLVGWGMLSAGAYPVVLWGPVRLPPILPHDPALFALLRHMHTWLAFTLFGVIVAHVGAALLHGLILRDGVLPAMASWRRGRTGREDV from the coding sequence ATGACCCCCGTCATCCGCACCCGCGTCATCCGGTTTTCCGTCCTGGCCCGGGTCCTGCACTGGCTGATGGCCGTGATGATCCTGGGCATGCTGTTCGTCGGTGCGTTCATGGCCGCCAGCGTGGGGCCGTCCTACGCCGCCCTGGTGGCGCTGCACCGGCCGATGGGCATCGCGATCCTGCTTCTGACCGCGATCCGGCTGGGCAACCGGCTGATCGTCCCGCCGCCGCCGCTGCCGGACGGCATGCCGGCCATCCAGCGCATCGCGGCCCTCGGGTCGCATATCCTGCTCTATGCCCTGATGATCGCCATGCCGCTGGTGGGCTGGGGCATGCTGTCGGCGGGCGCCTATCCGGTCGTGCTGTGGGGGCCGGTGCGCCTGCCGCCGATCCTGCCGCATGATCCGGCCCTGTTCGCGCTGCTGCGGCACATGCATACATGGCTGGCCTTCACCCTGTTCGGGGTGATCGTCGCGCATGTGGGCGCCGCGCTGCTGCATGGGCTGATCCTGCGGGACGGGGTGTTGCCGGCCATGGCGTCCTGGCGCAGGGGGCGGACGGGGAGGGAGGATGTGTGA
- a CDS encoding TetR-like C-terminal domain-containing protein: protein MMDAKKQLSSLKDSPPQDSAEIRRRPGGRSARFHAAVIEATLAMMEAGEMPRVEEVARRAGVQKSSIYRRWETIGGLVFEAVGMKARLTMPLPDTGSCQDDLRTYLASMVAFHRSDFGRLVTRLIVDVPEAVRREFWRARLDAASILLKRGQARGEVAQGLDVRLATEMLIAPLYFRALVSAEEVVPELADTISGLVLSGAAS, encoded by the coding sequence ATGATGGATGCGAAAAAGCAACTCAGTAGCCTTAAGGATTCTCCGCCGCAGGATTCCGCGGAAATCCGGCGTCGTCCGGGCGGCCGCAGCGCACGCTTCCACGCGGCGGTGATCGAGGCGACGCTTGCGATGATGGAGGCGGGCGAGATGCCGAGGGTCGAGGAGGTCGCGCGCCGTGCGGGCGTGCAGAAATCCTCGATCTATCGCCGGTGGGAGACGATCGGCGGCCTGGTCTTCGAGGCCGTGGGCATGAAGGCGCGCCTGACGATGCCCCTGCCCGATACCGGGTCATGCCAGGACGATCTCAGGACCTATCTCGCCTCCATGGTCGCCTTCCATCGCTCCGACTTCGGGCGGCTGGTGACGCGCCTGATCGTCGACGTGCCCGAGGCCGTCCGGCGCGAGTTCTGGCGTGCCCGCCTGGACGCGGCCTCGATCCTGCTGAAAAGGGGCCAGGCGCGGGGGGAGGTGGCGCAGGGGCTGGACGTGCGGCTCGCCACCGAAATGCTGATCGCGCCGCTCTATTTCCGCGCGCTGGTCTCCGCCGAGGAGGTCGTTCCCGAACTGGCCGATACGATTTCCGGACTCGTCCTGTCGGGCGCGGCGTCCTGA
- a CDS encoding CPBP family intramembrane glutamic endopeptidase, which yields MTHLLGAGDVAAVNRIIPSHDWEIPVWLVLAACAGVIEELAFRGLLQRQIAYLSGRTWIGVVAQAAIFGAAHLYQGPVLAAQITVLGLLFGAAAAVRGSLVPGMFAHVLEDALSGLVNLG from the coding sequence ATGACGCATCTTCTCGGCGCGGGCGATGTCGCCGCCGTCAACCGGATCATTCCTTCACACGACTGGGAAATCCCCGTCTGGCTGGTGCTCGCCGCCTGCGCGGGGGTGATCGAGGAACTGGCCTTTCGCGGACTTCTGCAAAGGCAGATCGCCTATCTTTCCGGTCGGACCTGGATCGGGGTCGTGGCGCAGGCTGCCATCTTCGGTGCGGCGCATCTCTACCAGGGGCCGGTGCTGGCGGCGCAGATCACCGTTCTCGGGCTGCTCTTCGGTGCCGCCGCCGCCGTGCGCGGCAGTCTGGTGCCGGGGATGTTTGCCCATGTGCTGGAGGACGCCTTGTCCGGCCTCGTCAACCTGGGGTGA
- a CDS encoding ABC transporter ATP-binding protein: MKSLAELPIISLSGLKITGRRPGEPETVIVDGIDLTVQRGEVIALIGESGSGKTTIALALLGYARQNCRIAGGTITVAGYDVHAMGPAALQKIRGRTVAYVAQSAAASFNPAKPIMTQVIEAAHLHATMPRREAEARAVELFRLLALPDPDNVGRRYPHEVSGGQLQRLLAAMALITDPEIIIFDEPTTALDVTTQIEVLASFKSVVKALNITGIYVSHDLPVVAQVADRVVVLRHGTIQEIAPVRQILEAPAHPYTRALLKAASPVARDRPPSERQAPVLAVSGLVAGYGGLDPRGYPVVPIVDGVTFTLGRGRTLGIIGESGSGKSTLARTIAGFLPAARGTVMLNGTPLAPDLAHRSREEKRRIQMAFQMADTALNPRQPIRTILSRPLQLYHGMQGAALDAETRRMLDLVKLPAAMAGRLPGELSGGQKQRINLARALAARPDVLLCDEITSALDTVVAQAVLDLLRDIQRDLGLSCIFITHGLETLRSVCGDVMVLYRGRTVEVTPRAALGDPVHHPYTTLLTGSVPELRPGWLEDIRAARALDRPAPMADASGGADVRALCPFLDRCPVRLDACRTAPPPVRHSPAGADILCHRQMP; this comes from the coding sequence GTGAAGTCGCTTGCCGAACTGCCCATCATCTCCCTCTCCGGCCTGAAGATCACCGGCCGGCGTCCCGGCGAGCCCGAGACGGTGATCGTCGACGGCATCGACCTGACGGTCCAGCGGGGCGAAGTCATCGCGCTGATCGGCGAATCCGGGTCCGGCAAGACCACGATCGCGCTCGCACTGCTGGGCTACGCGCGCCAGAACTGCCGTATCGCCGGGGGCACGATCACCGTCGCGGGGTACGACGTGCATGCGATGGGCCCGGCGGCGCTGCAGAAGATCCGCGGCCGCACCGTCGCCTATGTCGCGCAGAGCGCGGCCGCGTCGTTCAACCCGGCCAAGCCGATCATGACGCAGGTCATCGAGGCCGCGCACCTGCACGCCACGATGCCGCGGCGCGAGGCGGAGGCCCGCGCGGTCGAACTGTTCCGGCTCCTGGCCCTGCCGGACCCGGACAATGTGGGGCGGCGCTACCCGCACGAGGTATCGGGCGGGCAGTTGCAGCGCCTGCTGGCGGCCATGGCGCTGATCACCGACCCCGAGATCATCATCTTCGACGAACCGACGACCGCGCTGGACGTCACCACGCAGATCGAGGTGCTGGCCTCGTTCAAATCCGTGGTCAAGGCCCTGAACATTACCGGCATCTACGTCTCGCACGACCTGCCGGTGGTGGCGCAGGTCGCGGACCGGGTGGTCGTGCTGCGCCACGGCACGATCCAGGAAATCGCGCCCGTCCGGCAGATCCTGGAGGCCCCGGCCCACCCCTATACCCGCGCGTTGCTGAAGGCCGCGTCCCCCGTGGCGCGCGACCGCCCGCCGTCGGAACGACAGGCCCCGGTCCTGGCGGTGTCGGGGCTGGTGGCCGGCTATGGGGGGCTCGATCCGCGGGGCTATCCCGTCGTGCCGATCGTCGATGGCGTGACGTTCACGCTCGGGCGCGGCAGGACGCTGGGCATCATCGGCGAATCCGGGTCCGGCAAAAGCACGCTGGCGCGGACCATCGCCGGGTTCCTGCCCGCGGCCCGGGGCACCGTCATGCTGAACGGGACCCCTCTGGCCCCCGACCTCGCCCACCGGTCGCGCGAGGAAAAGCGCCGCATCCAGATGGCGTTCCAGATGGCGGATACCGCGCTCAACCCCCGCCAGCCGATCAGGACCATCCTGTCCCGCCCGTTGCAGCTCTATCACGGCATGCAGGGGGCGGCGCTGGATGCGGAAACCCGGCGCATGCTGGACCTGGTGAAGCTTCCGGCGGCGATGGCCGGCCGCCTGCCCGGCGAATTGTCCGGCGGGCAGAAGCAGCGGATCAACCTGGCCCGCGCGCTGGCGGCGCGGCCCGACGTGCTGCTGTGCGACGAAATCACCTCCGCGCTGGATACGGTGGTGGCGCAGGCCGTGCTCGACCTGCTGCGGGACATCCAGCGCGACCTGGGACTGTCCTGTATCTTCATCACGCATGGGCTCGAAACCCTGCGCTCGGTCTGCGGCGACGTCATGGTCCTGTATCGCGGGCGCACGGTCGAGGTCACGCCCCGCGCGGCATTGGGCGATCCGGTCCATCATCCCTACACGACCCTGCTGACCGGCTCGGTGCCCGAATTGCGGCCCGGTTGGCTGGAGGATATCCGCGCCGCCCGCGCGCTGGACCGCCCGGCCCCGATGGCGGATGCCTCGGGGGGCGCGGACGTTCGCGCGCTCTGCCCGTTCCTCGATCGCTGTCCGGTGCGCCTCGATGCCTGCCGGACCGCGCCGCCTCCCGTGCGGCACAGTCCGGCCGGGGCGGATATCCTCTGTCATCGCCAGATGCCGTAG
- a CDS encoding YoaK family protein: MLVREGETRTFVMDRRLGCSLAAIAGAVNAAGFLAVGYYSANMTGNVSALAMSLHVGDLAVVASCLGLIAAFVTGAVVSTFLVNAGRRRRHRAVYAFSILLESVLLGLLGVLDIALHTGPRGPVLAYGLSFLMGLQNATVTRISGARVRTTHMTGMLTDFGIEIADWLDAFRSAEDPGQLTQTRQRLLLHGGIVLSFAAGGLAGALAYGWWTARFFLGLAVLLAWLALPGVWAGPGARGVMGPTEPGRTT; the protein is encoded by the coding sequence GTGCTTGTCCGTGAGGGAGAAACCCGGACCTTCGTCATGGATCGCCGCCTTGGCTGCTCGCTCGCCGCCATCGCGGGGGCGGTGAATGCGGCGGGATTCCTGGCGGTCGGCTATTATTCGGCCAACATGACGGGCAATGTCTCCGCCCTGGCCATGAGCCTGCATGTCGGCGACCTGGCCGTCGTCGCGTCCTGCCTCGGACTGATCGCCGCCTTCGTGACCGGGGCGGTGGTTTCGACCTTTCTGGTCAATGCGGGCCGCCGCCGGCGGCACCGGGCGGTCTATGCCTTCAGTATCCTGCTGGAATCCGTGCTGCTGGGACTGCTCGGGGTCCTGGATATCGCATTGCATACCGGCCCGCGCGGTCCGGTCCTGGCCTATGGGCTCAGCTTCCTGATGGGGCTTCAGAACGCGACAGTGACCCGCATCTCCGGCGCGCGGGTCCGGACAACGCACATGACCGGAATGCTGACCGATTTCGGCATCGAAATTGCGGACTGGCTGGACGCCTTCCGCTCGGCCGAGGATCCGGGCCAGTTGACCCAGACACGCCAGCGGCTGCTCCTGCATGGCGGAATCGTTCTGTCATTCGCGGCGGGCGGGCTGGCGGGGGCCCTTGCCTATGGCTGGTGGACGGCGCGATTCTTCCTGGGACTGGCCGTCCTGCTGGCCTGGCTGGCCCTGCCCGGGGTATGGGCAGGCCCTGGCGCGCGCGGCGTCATGGGGCCGACCGAGCCCGGCCGGACGACCTAG
- a CDS encoding spermidine synthase, which yields MPTFIPGGHTILAHYPGDDGDVWISEDIVTESRIYWQDRCCQSESDADGVSYAAYIHALFGFIMQTPAGTRPDEPVLLIGCGGGSLAAMLSVAERAVEIVDVNPASFLIARQHFGLPLWIPCHAMDGARYLHALPPTQRYGAIIIDAFRGERVPDHLLGRAFLAQVACRLSDGGFMAMNLLEWPDHPEPIVRAVDMAGAEIAPPGTVRLFEEAVECERNVILLAGNVSGFTLPDLLLPPRTMIAETRRMLTRMRFRRTA from the coding sequence ATGCCGACCTTCATCCCGGGCGGCCACACGATCCTGGCCCATTACCCGGGCGATGACGGCGATGTCTGGATCAGCGAGGACATCGTGACGGAAAGCCGCATCTACTGGCAGGACCGGTGCTGCCAGAGCGAAAGCGACGCGGACGGGGTCAGCTACGCCGCCTATATCCATGCCTTGTTCGGCTTCATCATGCAGACCCCGGCGGGAACGCGACCGGACGAGCCGGTCCTGCTGATCGGATGTGGCGGCGGGTCGCTGGCGGCGATGCTGAGCGTGGCGGAACGGGCGGTCGAGATCGTCGACGTGAATCCCGCGTCCTTCCTGATCGCCCGCCAGCATTTCGGCCTGCCGCTGTGGATACCGTGCCATGCGATGGACGGGGCGCGCTATCTCCATGCCCTTCCGCCGACGCAGCGCTATGGCGCGATCATCATCGATGCATTCCGGGGGGAGCGGGTTCCCGACCACCTGCTGGGCCGGGCCTTCCTGGCCCAGGTCGCCTGTCGCCTGTCGGATGGCGGGTTCATGGCGATGAACCTGCTGGAATGGCCCGATCACCCCGAACCGATCGTACGGGCCGTGGATATGGCCGGGGCCGAAATCGCGCCTCCGGGTACGGTCAGGCTGTTCGAGGAAGCGGTGGAGTGCGAACGCAATGTCATCCTGCTGGCCGGAAACGTATCGGGTTTCACCCTGCCCGACCTGCTGCTGCCGCCCCGGACCATGATCGCCGAAACACGCAGGATGCTGACCCGGATGCGCTTCAGAAGAACGGCCTGA